From the genome of Terriglobales bacterium, one region includes:
- a CDS encoding response regulator transcription factor, whose product MSRVLIVEDEEHLARGLKFNLEAEGIDAEVVGDGETGLERLLRADSGVDAVILDVMLPGISGFEVVSQLRNAKQYVPVLMLTARGRPEDVLRGFEAGVDDYLPKPFELAILVARLRGLMRRKQWGSGVEPNSSQERASNSEESSTFSFDGKSIDFTTLELRLKKETIQLTVMEAELLRHLIRNEGKVVSRKSILEDVWSLHEDTDTRAIDNFIVRLRRYIEAEPSKPKHLLTVRGVGYKFIANPK is encoded by the coding sequence ATGAGCCGAGTGCTGATCGTAGAAGACGAAGAACATCTCGCCCGTGGACTCAAATTCAACCTCGAGGCAGAGGGCATCGATGCGGAGGTCGTGGGCGACGGCGAGACTGGGCTTGAGCGTCTGCTGCGCGCTGACAGTGGAGTGGACGCCGTGATTCTCGACGTGATGCTCCCGGGCATCTCAGGTTTCGAAGTAGTCTCACAGCTCCGCAACGCCAAACAGTATGTTCCCGTTCTGATGCTCACTGCCCGCGGCCGTCCCGAGGACGTGTTGCGCGGCTTCGAGGCCGGGGTAGACGACTATCTTCCCAAGCCGTTTGAATTAGCCATTCTCGTGGCTCGCCTTCGCGGGTTGATGCGCCGCAAACAGTGGGGAAGCGGGGTTGAACCTAACAGTTCGCAAGAGAGAGCTTCGAACTCGGAGGAGTCGAGCACATTTTCTTTTGACGGCAAGAGCATCGATTTCACTACGTTGGAGCTGCGGCTGAAGAAGGAAACAATTCAGCTTACTGTGATGGAAGCGGAGCTGCTACGACATCTGATTCGCAATGAAGGGAAGGTTGTCTCGCGCAAATCCATTCTGGAAGATGTCTGGTCACTCCACGAAGACACCGACACCCGCGCCATCGACAACTTTATCGTGCGATTGAGACGCTACATCGAAGCGGAACCATCAAAACCCAAACATCTGCTGACGGTTCGCGGAGTCGGTTACAAGTTCATCGCCAATCCCAAGTGA